The nucleotide sequence AAGTTGTTTGTAAATTATTTTGAAATTCAAAATTGGGTTTGCCACAAACAATAGGAAGCAAATAAAGGCTGCAACAAGTGCAAATTATTAATGGCAACCAAGACAACAGGGTGTTCTTACATGCTACACGAGTAAATCATTTGTTTTACTGTATTAAGCTAAAACTTAGATACTAAGCAGATAAACAGTTGATCTTAGTTAAGGATCTGATATATGGAATTGTAGTGGTACTGAGGTTTTGGTTGGTGGTTGTTAAGGTgagaatgattgttgtggttgtgattgttattATAGTTATGATGGTGATGATCCATCATGCCATGCCCATTCTCTAGTGCCTTTATGGAACTTTCCGGCCACACCTTTGACGGGTTTCGTGTTATCTCAAGCAACGACTCCCTAACCTGCTCAGCTTGCACCATTTCACTATCTTTCCTCTGTTACACCAAACAGAAAAAGGTCAGTAAACTCTGTACTTATCGTTTAATAATTCATTTCGTCATATGCATATCATTTTGTGGGTCCTATTTAGGATGCGTTTAATGATTAAGCGCTAAATGATTCAAAAATTTGATTGATTCAAAATTGAATTTAGTTATGAACTACGATAACATGTTTGATAATCCTGACCCTATGAATGATATAAATTAACGTAATAACCTTTAGCATTAATAACTAAAAGAATATACGGAGTAATAGTTTGGTATTCTGAATATAATTTAAGGAGGAAATTACATGGAAATTTATGTGCTGAATGGTTCGGATATTATTTCAAAATGGTTAAGCACGGAGTTCAACAATCATTTGTCTTTTAGTTGTCACTAACAAATGCACTGGATATTGAACAATTTAGCATTGAGTGCTAAATCATTCAATTAAGAGTCAATCAAACCCACCCTTAGCATAAGACCCACAAGACAGAGATAATAATAAGTAGAATATTGTTATTGTTTTCACCTGAACTTTAATGACATTCGAAACCAAACATCTGAAGCTAGTAACATTAACATTTGTCACTTCCAGTCCTAGACAGTTAAAAGCTTCCATCAACCTCACAAACCCTCCTGGTTTGTGCTCACTGAATACTTTCACAAAGAATTCGTTTCCATCTACCGACACCACCTCCACTTGTGGCTACACAAACAAGGATACAAACACTATGTTACAAAACTTCTTTAGTCGAATTATTAGCCAAGAATAATAAAGTTTTACTACCTCCATTTGTTGACCTTTTTCGTTAGCACCTTCAACATCTTGGGTTTGTTTAGGGATTTCAACATTAACCACGCCCGAATAAGCTTCTAATTGTGGCCCGTAAGTCAACAACCCCGGGCCATGGTTGTATCTACGCTTTGCGTTACTTCCATTTCCATGCATTACTTCTTGTTCAACTATCGTGCTTTGGTTGGTTGTTGTACCCTCATCATCAGAGTTCTCTTCTAACTCGTTTTGGAGATCTTCCACTTGCCTTTTCAACTCCATCACGTACTCGATGGCATCCTTAAGAATTGAAGCCCTATCTAACTACAAAACCCAAACAATCCAACATGGGTAAATCTTGACTTTTTGACTTTTAACTATAAAATTAAACTGAATAAAAAACCATACTTAAGGCCTATTTACTTTCCACTTAATGATATGTTCCTGTACATCTCTTAATTCAGtaagtaaaaatattaattttgatactTAATTTGAAAAATGATCTGTTTGTAGGAGACATAGAATCAAAGACCCTTCCCAAACAGAAGCATATCAAAACAACACTTAATGCAAAATAAAAGTAAATAGCCCTTAATTAATGAGCATACCTTGGTGATTTTTGGTACTAAAGAACGAAGAGTGTAGAGGCGATCATTAAGCTTCTTTCGTCTTCTACGCTCTGCCACCAAGTTCTTGGATTGTGGCCTGCCGTTCCTCCTCCGACATTTatgatcatcttcttcatcattttgATCACTACAATCAGAGACAGAATCTGAACGATTCGTATCATTTGCTTGCTTTTTTGGAACATTCTCCGATGGATCCATGAGATGTCCCTTGTTCATGTTTTCACTCATCATTTGCCCCTGCAATGCCATTTCAATCTCACGATCAAATCCATCGTTTTCTTCAGAATTTGGATCAAAAGAATCATCATGATTCATCATCATAGACTGATTATTACTTGTGCCTTCCATGAACGTGTTCTTCGTTTGTCTGCCTTCACCAAAGTTAAACTGTTGTAAGAATTTCATTTGGTTCAAATGGTTATCAGAGATGTTTTTTGGTGTCAGGTTTAGGTTTTCAAGCATAGTTGTAGGAGATATTGGAGGTTGAAAATGGTTGTTATTTGGATCTTTTTGATCATCAAGTGCTTGAGCTATGTAATCTTTCGATTCCTCATCTTCTAAATTATCCATGTTTACCGCAAAGCTTGAGTCCACATTATTGTTTGTGTTCAACGTCGAATGTTGTTCCAATGACATAAACATAGCGGTGACATAATCAATAACACTTCGATCTTCAGTTATCTACAAACAAGCATACACAAGATAAGAATAACGAAACATACAATCTGTTTTTATGTCGTTTTAGACGAGGAAACTTAACTTGTTTTGATGCAAAAAGTTCAACAAGGCCAATTGGAACAGGAATAAGAACTTTAGTCCACAAAATGTCCTGCAATGTGGGTGAGAAATTAAGCAATTTAAAGTTATCATTTGAGTTGCCTAAAGAATtaacaaacaaaaaaaattaataatacctCAGAAAAATCTGAGCTTGAGCTGTAGGAAAAGTTTAGCCATCTTGGTTGATTGGTCATCATGGTCTGTCCATATATTCTGAAAAAAAAAGTATAATAAAAAGATAAAGGAATATAAAAAGAAACATAAGTCGTTAATCTCTTGATTAATGATCTAAAATGTTTTATTACCCAGAATCAAAAGTGATGGAAGCTGGTAAGGGAGAAAGCAGTTGGCAAGCTTCAGTAGTTGGGTGATTAAAAGCAACATCTTTGCATTGAAATAGTTGTTGTTGATCAACACTATTTTCATCTTCACCATTAATCACAAGTCTTGCATTGCTCCCAGAACAACAACAATCTACCAATTCAATCACCCTATATCATCACATAATAATTGTACGTACCCAATTagttaattaacataattaatactTGTAAATGGATAAGATTTTTTTTGTTTAAGCTACTTGGAGAAGCGGAACATTTTTACTTAACAGTAATGCCGTGACCGTCTTCAACCTTTTTCAATGACAGATATGTTGTTAGTGAGATTTGAACTTGTAAAGTTTTATTATACCTTTGATCTTTACTTGGTTTCCATAACACACAGTAATCCCAACTCTCTGGACCAACAATGGATCTTAACCTTTCCATCATTTCTTGCGTCACCTCCATCTTAATTCCCCTACACAGTCAAAACAATTTAAACATGATTTATGAGAGTAAGTTATACACATTACACATGTTATTACTCCAATTGTGTAGTAAGGGCCTGTCCCGAGAATTTAAGTACACAAAACGAGGTAGAAAAAAGTCCCTTAGGCCCTAACGAATAATATAGGCTATAACATAAAGAAGTTTGTATGATATCGTAATTAGGCCCTAACTTGCTTATATATAGTTATCGAAACTTAAAGAGATAGCATACTTACCAATTACGAAGTttgtatgataactttaataatgttATGATCCTTTTTTACTGAACCAAATGTAACAAAATGAATGAAAAAGTTAAATGGTGATAAAAACACAAAGTACAAACTACTAGCTAAAAGCAAGCTATATCTTCTTTTTTGATAGCAATGGTTAACAATTACCTAAAGCTACCCACCTCATGTTCATCATAATCATCACATtattctcatgaacatttgaagcaCGAACATGATTGCATAAAAAGGATATCAAATTGACTTTTATTCGGATTCTTTATCAAAGATGAAAAGTGAAAGTAGggtttgaaatattatatatatgtagagAAGTTAGTATATACGGGTAGGTGAAGTGTATCTGATGCATGAGAGAAAGAGATCAAGTTGTTATGTAATATGAGAAATATGTGCTGTTAGGATGGAGGTAGTGTAGATTGCATGACCTAATATGGCGTAATAACATTATCATTCTAAATAGTATGTCCATTCTTTATTGCATTAAAAGTCGTTATTTTTAATATATCAAATTTCAATTTCATCGAATTTCAATTCTTTTGATAGATCCCGTTAAAAAACATTCCGTCAACCAAACGGAGCCTAAGCCTTATTCAAATATAATTCCTAGTTCACTCACATGTATATtattagggttagtatatataatgtataatgtaacgaccttggatttttccaacgtttatttattaataataattattattattaatacgtgtgattaaacgaatgtatgttattacatttacatgttgccatgattgtccgtacttgactttaattgcccgaaacgtctttgtgacacacgaaacttgcacgaataatattttcaagtattatttacattcatgattaagttttattaatcattttatttaactaaggttactagtttattacatgggcttttattggacttatttgttaattaattgaacttgggctttgattaatgttgtggactcttgaacatgggcttataagcccaccctacccatttatatggattaactagcccacttagacatgtaagtagtacttgtaagtgtaactagttagtttatgtcATTAAGAATCTAGTTACACCATGTTTCCATGCAAATgccatccattaaccaactttaaagAGTTTTTCATGCTAGTAACCATTAAACAACTCCCTCCCCCTTTGATGAGCTGCAGGCCGTGGCCTCGGCCTTGGGATGGAGTTTTTGGTTTCAAATTTTCATTACTTCCTTCATTCATACTCTCTCATTTACACACTCACAAATTACTtgcatttttctctcatctttttcctctctttttctctctaaacttAGTAAGTATCTTGAACATTTTCCTCTTTTCTTTCCTTCTAAAACCGAACcaaaaccttcatcatcatcatttctttgtttaatgttacttgtctttgattaattgttacttactagtagtagttgttgttgttacttacaaatttcaagaatcaaacttactagtttcattcttcataatatcttgtattttcaagaacacaagatcataaacttactagtttatgattctacatttattgtttcaaaagatttaaggttcatgtgttggaaatcatacttgtaattcatgttagtaaactttaaagtttactttcttaaagatcaaactttggtttgaatctttaaagtatgcaacccatgaacttgtttacttagtttatgtcttcattttatgtactttaatttcatgtttgttggttgatattggtcaaatgttactagttaactttgatctcattaatcttgaactaaagttaactttaaaagttcaagaacatgtaagtaagttttctataattataacttggtacacttatgttagatctagacttttgagtcttggatcttcaagatcaaactaagaactatgttctacactcaagatcttgatttcataagtttactttcaagtttgtaacttaatattacttttacatttcatgtatgtgttgaatctaagactttgatgtaactttggttcatcaaaacacttgcaacacttaagtgagttgtgcttcatgtcttagaattacacttgggttatgatggtcaaaccttggtgaaaatgatgcaaacacatcaacgagttgtacacttgaagctatatgcatcaaggatgagaaccatgataagcatcgaacaccaagaaccaccggaacctactgaccctactgttctactgtttctgtgtctgacccgtacgacctgggctactgtaattatgattttcagatagctctgttcgagtagataacttttcatataggactcgtcttaatccgagttacggtttaggatttatggccctccgatcgtcactatgtccttttaacgttgtgcagaaatttctgacctactcgcacttagaccgtcgccacggtcaaacgaagacgagtttgcttctgtaaattttaccacacttaaaggactcatagacggagccatggtcactggtctcaccttatttcagtaggtattgaggccgtggtgactgaccgaacccagcctttgttttaaactcttttcacgaatgaaacttactttacaccttttgttaaatgatgaatgatgatgacccctaagaccttatttacatacttttaaacctattcggacgatttactaacttagtactattttacttaggttgaggacccgtttggacaaccttcattacttgcttactttccgagtcatactttaccgctactttatcattgtgagttatagcattccctttttactttaacttattttgggaactgagaatacatgcggattttatgttttacatactaggcacgagtacttaaacttatatatgtgtgggttatacaacggcataaacattccctttagttcagtaacgtttaatcattggtttttgaaccgtgaacgcgaatcttagatatggatccatagggtttgacatccccactcgggctagttgcgctagcatttaatgagtgtttaatacttcgtagacatacgcacttgccaagtgtactttcagggggtataaacgttaagttagttaccaagtgctcacggttaacatatactttatcatactgttttgaaacgctctttgtagcactgaaatctcgtggcctaccttacatactgttatacttaaactatagctcaccaacctttgtgttgacgtttttaagcatgtttttctcaggtgcttaaggttatttgcttccgctgtcgtgctaatcttgccgtagacacccgctgctctagtgttatcaccgcatgaactgtttatcttgcattcagactttaatacatttgaaactatgttttgtaacgacctaagggtcacatacatttattcatgcttgctattcgtagaagcatactgttggtgtaaaacaattgacgtcgtttatgacgtcacctttttatcgtgaatgcaacttcttttattacagcatatagtacttaaccttgtaatgatcctgttgttgatgattcgtacacgatggttttgtacggggcatcacatataaTGTATGTATGTGAGGTGTACGTATTCTAGATTTAGAGTTTGTTTGGGTGAAACTAGATTATTATTCGAGTTAGAGCTTAGTTGGAGTTCATGTTTTATTAGTGTTTAATAAACTGGTAGAAGCTAATTGCGAGGATTTTCGTGGCCTTGGGTTTAGTTGTTTTTATGTTTTCTCGATAGGTTCTTTCTTTCTCATAAAAGATCTTTGGTTGTATATATAGTTTACGCTTTttcacaaaaataaaataaaataaaaataaaaatgttaatatcttAAAACAGTGTGACTTCGTATAATTGATGTAGTTTTACTTGGTGTAACCATACTAAGGTAACAATAATTTAGTGGTACCCGATACCTTTGAAGTTGGGATCCATGTGAAAGCTTTGACATAATAGGCGCATGTTCAATCTGCACTCGTAAAAAGAATTTACAACTCTGTGACAATGGGATGATGATTGCTCTAGTCACATGTGTGGGGACCCGGTGGAGGTACTTTTTTGGCGTGTGGCTCTTTCGGGGTGTGTCTGGTGGGGTTCTAAAGGAAACACACGGTCGGGGTATCCCTATCAAGCGTACACCTTTTGACATAACTTGGTGTAACCATAAGGCAAAAAATTTTAGGGTGTCTTGCGTTGCGAGCTCGGTTTAGTTCTAGATATTTTTGATTTGACGACGGTTGTTACTTGTAGTTTGGTTGGTTGTGCGACATGTTTGTTTGTAGTGAATCGATCATGTTTGTATTGGGTAATGTAGCGTTCAGTAGAACACGAATTGGTTCAAGCAGATCACATGATTTGTCAAATCTGTAACTTAACTGAACTCCAAATTGGAGAGAACTATGGAAAATCGTAGTCGAACGATTTTAAGCCACAGTCGAACAATTTTAGGTGTGTTCCAACAATTCTCGTTCAACATGAAGTTGGCCATATTTTGTTCGAATTGGCCATATTTTGTTCGACCTCACTTTTTCACTTTTGATGGGTTCTTATTCGTGAAATGTAGGACAAACTGTAGAACGAAATTTGTTCGAACAAGGACAAAATTGTAGAACGAAATTTGTTCGAACAAGGACAAAATTGTATGAATTGATCCAGTTTTGTTCAAATTCGTCTACAATTGTTCGAATTCATCcagttttttttcttctttctaaattagcccgatttagagtttaaaaTTTACGGAGTATGATTTAGTGTTTTGTATTAAATtgaaaactcaaaaccctaaactctaaactattCGTATTAAACACTAATTCTAAACGTTAAATTTAAACTCTAAACCATAAAATCACACTAAAACTGCTAGAACATATTGAAAAATGTAGAACAGTAGTTATGGACTGATTATGTAACTATGGGAGATGAACGCATTGGTGTTTAAAACACTAGCAGATCTCATACCGATGTTCAAAAAAAATTAACCAAAcattgtttatttatttttttcggaCATAGGTACTTTCATTCAGgaaggtgattctcacacaccactttttgatccatgtacacatTTTTTTCATAAAATTACAGCTATGTCTCTAGAGAGTAGaacttaaattattattataagtataattaagaGTAAAATAAGTATTTAATGTACATAATCAAAAAGTGGTATGTGAGGATCACCTCCCTTCCACGAAGGTTAAGGTTAAATTAGGAGAAAAGTATTACCCATATAAATTAGTCGTTTAAATAATCTAAAAAACATGCATATCCGTGTTCTCAAATCGTTTCAAAGAATTTCAAACATAGTGAATTGAATGAAGTATGAACCGACCTTACGAACCctaattttgttatatatatatatatatatatacacatcctaTAGCTATAACTGTAAGAATCAACTGAATACCAAAACTCTTCAGTTCAATTCGCTGCCTACAATTATTTCCAGTTCATCTAGTGTTTCCGGCTCTCATTTTCATCGACGATCAAGGTAATTTCTTCAATCAAATTCACATTTTTGTTTATATATGCATGCGTCTCTATACATTGTTCATTAACCTAGGGTTTATGCTTAACTAGTAATTTAGGTTATTTTAATTTACTATGAATAGATTATATGTAGTTCGCTCAACTGGCTGCTTGGTTAATGTTTTCGTATTAGCTATGGTAGAATGTATATAGACTTGGTAAATTTTTAATTATCAATTTGAGTGATTTTGTTTAATAGTTTGTCTGGTCTAATCAATTTTCCACGCCACTTGTACCCATTTAAAGATCCTGAAAAGCGCTTGTACCCATTGAAAACGATGAAATGTGAAGGAGCAGTACATGTGGATTGCAGAAATGCGTCGAACGCATACCATGAATGTAGTGAGTTTTGCTTCGAATTTATTGCGGAGGCGAAGAAATTGGCTAGTCAAAATGA is from Rutidosis leptorrhynchoides isolate AG116_Rl617_1_P2 chromosome 10, CSIRO_AGI_Rlap_v1, whole genome shotgun sequence and encodes:
- the LOC139873308 gene encoding transcription factor ABORTED MICROSPORES-like; this translates as MEVTQEMMERLRSIVGPESWDYCVLWKPSKDQRVIELVDCCCSGSNARLVINGEDENSVDQQQLFQCKDVAFNHPTTEACQLLSPLPASITFDSGIYGQTMMTNQPRWLNFSYSSSSDFSEDILWTKVLIPVPIGLVELFASKQITEDRSVIDYVTAMFMSLEQHSTLNTNNNVDSSFAVNMDNLEDEESKDYIAQALDDQKDPNNNHFQPPISPTTMLENLNLTPKNISDNHLNQMKFLQQFNFGEGRQTKNTFMEGTSNNQSMMMNHDDSFDPNSEENDGFDREIEMALQGQMMSENMNKGHLMDPSENVPKKQANDTNRSDSVSDCSDQNDEEDDHKCRRRNGRPQSKNLVAERRRRKKLNDRLYTLRSLVPKITKLDRASILKDAIEYVMELKRQVEDLQNELEENSDDEGTTTNQSTIVEQEVMHGNGSNAKRRYNHGPGLLTYGPQLEAYSGVVNVEIPKQTQDVEGANEKGQQMEPQVEVVSVDGNEFFVKVFSEHKPGGFVRLMEAFNCLGLEVTNVNVTSFRCLVSNVIKVQRKDSEMVQAEQVRESLLEITRNPSKVWPESSIKALENGHGMMDHHHHNYNNNHNHNNHSHLNNHQPKPQYHYNSIYQILN